Proteins encoded in a region of the Luteolibacter flavescens genome:
- a CDS encoding family 20 glycosylhydrolase, with the protein MISTSHRPSVSLRAALLPIVAAIVPLTSFAEEARPAAAGIHLIPPVKTLVPAQGEFALSPATRIVCSNPELSPLAAILSREISTLCGITPAASAMPSRAGDISLHLDPALKGEAYTVKIDEQAEIRAGNYQALASATVTLLQLLRHEEPGKASLPRVQISDQPDLAFRSAMIDLGRKYHSVGGIKQVVQLCRFYKIRYLHLHLSDDQLFMFPSKRFSKAGKTNAEFARFEPAAQEKSEPYSREELVDLDRFAREHGVLIIPEIDLPGHSGRLIANEPRDFAMPGNGSTVHIANPKTCEAVEALLNEVMDVFQSGPYVHIGADEVSLAGLEETPEYRDALKKDPTLKTPHDLYCKFVNHLHSIVTKRGKKTLVWEEGWNPGGPYPLPKDAVVVVWSQGRNPVDIASSGYSIVNTTWTPLYIVRDNKKSPEFLHAWNPSLFGRENSEEYTHLEDTSKLIGAQLTSWENSEAIEIQSMRERLAIVAERCWDRSGATGDYASFRQRWEKTDAKLDLIVHPIAMEVDGKFTRDENTFSEPITVRLTSRKEGFTIRYTLDNTLPNSGWKDYEAPLAIDRTVFLRAGLFDRRGKQTGPLLGAWFRSEADAKR; encoded by the coding sequence ATGATCTCCACCTCTCATCGCCCGTCGGTTTCTCTCCGCGCCGCCCTCTTGCCCATCGTCGCCGCCATCGTGCCGCTCACCTCCTTCGCCGAGGAAGCTCGTCCGGCTGCCGCTGGCATCCATCTCATCCCTCCGGTCAAAACGCTCGTCCCCGCGCAAGGCGAGTTCGCGCTCTCTCCTGCCACCCGCATCGTCTGCTCCAATCCGGAGCTCTCACCACTGGCTGCAATCCTCTCCCGCGAGATCTCCACGCTTTGCGGCATCACGCCCGCGGCATCCGCCATGCCATCGCGGGCCGGGGACATCTCGCTACATCTCGATCCCGCGCTGAAGGGCGAGGCCTACACCGTGAAGATCGACGAGCAGGCCGAGATCCGCGCCGGCAACTATCAGGCGCTCGCTTCCGCGACCGTGACGCTGCTGCAACTCCTGCGCCACGAGGAACCGGGCAAGGCGTCCCTGCCCCGCGTGCAGATCTCCGACCAGCCGGACCTCGCCTTCCGCTCCGCGATGATCGACCTCGGGCGGAAATACCACAGCGTCGGCGGCATCAAGCAGGTTGTGCAGCTTTGCCGCTTCTACAAGATCCGCTACCTGCACCTCCACCTGTCGGATGACCAGCTCTTCATGTTCCCATCGAAGCGCTTCTCGAAGGCGGGCAAGACGAATGCTGAGTTCGCGCGCTTCGAGCCCGCCGCCCAGGAAAAGAGCGAGCCCTACAGCCGGGAGGAACTCGTCGATTTGGACCGCTTCGCGCGAGAACACGGGGTGCTCATCATTCCCGAGATCGACCTGCCCGGCCACTCGGGCCGGCTGATCGCCAACGAGCCACGCGACTTCGCGATGCCTGGCAACGGCTCCACCGTCCACATCGCAAATCCGAAGACCTGCGAGGCGGTCGAGGCGCTGCTGAATGAAGTGATGGACGTCTTCCAGAGCGGACCCTACGTCCACATCGGTGCGGACGAGGTGAGCCTCGCGGGCCTGGAGGAGACACCGGAGTATCGCGACGCGCTCAAGAAGGACCCAACCCTGAAGACACCGCACGATCTCTACTGCAAGTTCGTCAATCACCTGCACTCCATCGTCACGAAGCGCGGGAAGAAGACCCTCGTCTGGGAAGAAGGCTGGAATCCCGGAGGTCCCTACCCCTTGCCAAAGGACGCGGTGGTAGTGGTGTGGTCGCAGGGGCGCAACCCGGTGGACATCGCGAGCAGCGGCTACTCAATCGTCAATACCACGTGGACGCCGCTCTACATCGTCCGCGACAACAAGAAGTCGCCCGAATTTCTCCACGCGTGGAATCCCAGCCTCTTCGGTCGGGAGAACTCAGAGGAATACACGCATCTCGAGGACACCTCGAAGCTCATCGGCGCACAGCTCACCTCTTGGGAGAATTCGGAAGCCATCGAGATCCAGAGCATGCGCGAGCGGCTCGCGATCGTCGCCGAGCGTTGCTGGGACCGGAGCGGCGCGACAGGCGACTACGCGTCCTTCCGCCAACGCTGGGAGAAGACCGACGCAAAGCTGGACCTCATCGTCCACCCCATCGCCATGGAGGTGGATGGGAAATTCACCCGCGACGAGAACACCTTCAGCGAGCCGATCACCGTCCGGCTCACCTCGCGGAAGGAGGGCTTCACGATCCGCTACACGCTCGACAACACCTTGCCGAATTCCGGGTGGAAGGACTACGAAGCGCCCTTGGCCATCGACCGCACCGTCTTCCTCCGGGCCGGTCTCTTCGACCGCCGCGGCAAGCAGACCGGCCCCCTGCTCGGCGCGTGGTTCCGCAGCGAAGCCGATGCGAAGCGCTGA
- a CDS encoding M60 family metallopeptidase has translation MVTLKQSALWAMALAALPISHSAAQEKERTEERKGKHVSVSFRKDDWALLGERKDFIPFLDSTYLTMAELTNHRPPMTLRGYRDLGAWGTAGLDGVNIDWNFVPGLLTDFTKDKVEFGVLHEMGHVFDARNHGRWYITPSAGGETFANIKLSYAVECLLTDEAPYRIEFGPGGMQTGRAFNDNFYLNKGEEYLAGSQPWTAMDVDALHAFHLHFVRLYGWDVYKKWFRAYQVIEEDADGRAPESTEDPIRMQMVCALLSAFCGENLVPEFQRWRMPVTDEDVATLTKKHRLASVVKRVNADFAREFTKGGINLDPLSLAIRPQPGKESVTIFSIFSDLPKTEVRYSIDGSAPARYTGTPVKVASSKTIEASLHVPGKRDAILKTRRTIP, from the coding sequence ATGGTCACGCTCAAACAATCCGCCCTCTGGGCCATGGCGCTCGCCGCCCTTCCGATATCGCACTCTGCCGCCCAGGAGAAGGAACGCACCGAGGAGAGGAAGGGCAAGCATGTCTCGGTCAGCTTCCGCAAGGACGACTGGGCGCTCCTCGGAGAACGCAAGGACTTCATCCCCTTCCTCGACTCCACCTACCTGACGATGGCCGAGCTCACGAACCATCGCCCGCCGATGACGCTGCGCGGCTATCGCGATCTCGGTGCGTGGGGCACGGCGGGACTCGACGGCGTGAACATCGACTGGAACTTCGTGCCGGGTCTCCTCACCGACTTCACGAAGGACAAGGTGGAATTCGGCGTGCTGCACGAGATGGGCCACGTCTTCGACGCCCGCAACCACGGCAGATGGTACATCACCCCCAGCGCCGGCGGCGAGACCTTCGCGAACATCAAGCTCTCCTATGCCGTGGAGTGTCTTCTCACGGATGAGGCACCGTATCGCATCGAGTTCGGCCCCGGCGGCATGCAGACCGGGCGTGCCTTCAACGACAACTTCTACCTGAACAAAGGGGAGGAATACCTCGCGGGAAGCCAGCCATGGACCGCGATGGACGTGGATGCGCTGCATGCCTTCCACCTCCACTTCGTCCGCCTCTACGGGTGGGATGTTTACAAGAAGTGGTTCCGCGCCTACCAGGTCATCGAGGAGGACGCCGATGGACGTGCCCCGGAGTCCACGGAGGATCCGATCCGCATGCAGATGGTTTGCGCGCTGCTTTCCGCCTTCTGCGGCGAGAATCTCGTGCCGGAATTCCAGCGCTGGCGCATGCCGGTGACGGACGAGGACGTCGCAACCCTCACGAAGAAGCATCGCCTCGCCTCCGTGGTGAAGCGGGTGAATGCGGACTTTGCCCGTGAATTCACGAAAGGCGGCATCAACCTCGATCCCCTCAGCCTCGCCATCCGTCCGCAGCCCGGGAAGGAGTCGGTGACGATCTTCAGCATCTTCAGCGATCTGCCGAAGACGGAGGTGCGCTACTCCATCGATGGCTCCGCTCCCGCCCGATACACCGGCACGCCCGTGAAGGTCGCATCGAGCAAGACCATCGAGGCCTCGCTCCACGTCCCCGGCAAGCGCGATGCCATCCTGAAGACCCGCCGCACCATTCCGTGA